ttcattttagaatggattaatcttttatacactaATAATGTATATGTACTCACCATTAGATGAGATATGAGAATTAATTTAaatatgaatttgaaattataattttatatatatatatatatcaagtaTCTAACGGTGGTGATAAAGTGTACACTTTCAATGTGTGTAAGTTTAACACTTTTAGAATTTGGACTTTCAATAAGCATTCGACTTCGTGCCTGAAATCCGGATGGTAGGAAAGGTAACTTCATATTGCCTTTGTACAAAGCGGTGAGGCCTAAACAGACTTATGCCAAATAGTACGGGACAATACATTAGAGATGGGATGAGTTCTCACAACTTTTccacaccaagaatttcaacgGTTTAGAATTcatcattcatctaagatcattCGATATACATTGTTTGGATGAGTCCTAGATGAATCACAACAggtcattttattttttggttggtGTTTTGCGAGGTGTCATTGAATTTTAACAATCAATTTTCTCATACTAACGTAGCATGAGAAAATTGCTACCATTTTCTGTGTATTGGCCGGCAAGGTTCTTTCCCTCACATTTATTTAGTGGAACTGGAAAAGATTGATTTAGCAGAAGATTTAGTTCTCACTTGCTAGTCTATTCAACTGGGAAAGTCATTGTTAAGTATGATGGAGGATGGAGACATGATTTAGTAATTACCTTCCATCTTGGAGATATGCTTCTTGACTTTCCTTGCGCATCCATTGCAGTGCATCGACACTTTTAGCACAACCGTCTGGATCAATACAGCGACAGAAAATTTAACAAGCTGGGAGTCATTTGGCATGTCGAATGGAAGAAGAAAACTGAACGGGATAATCAGCACAGGCATAATACTCCAAAACTTTAACCTTCTGTTAAGTTGATCAAAGGTTCGAACTCATGGAATATCAGGTAGTGTTATGATTATTATTTGTTACGCAGAAGATAAGCAAATCCAGTTATTAAATCCTTCATAGTTGGTACTTAAGTTCCAAAACTTCGGCATGAATGCAGCTGCAGACAGGCGATGATTTGAGGCGGTCACAAAATCTCCTGGTTCCAGAAAGTGAATGATTAAACTAAAGAAGCACCGCATAGCAAACGTGGTGACTAGAGTTTTTGCATTACATGTATGCTACAGGACAAAAtgcaacaaaaaatgagatgCAACCCCGTAGATTTTTCAGTTTAACAGACTGGAATCTGGCAATTTTAAGGGGATGCGATTTTTAACCAATTGGTACATTTACTGCTGACTGCTGCTGTATCAAGCATTAATGAGGAAGTGTTTACCTGGGGCTTCAATTGAAGAGCCAGGGTCGGGGGTGCAGAAATAACATCCTTGATTTTCACCAACTGGCCAGTTTCGGGTGTTGTAATCAGTGGCTTGCTTTCTAGCTCACGCTCATCTTCTGAGGCATAGTTATTGATGCAGAGACAAGAGCCTGATCgagaagaagaaagacaaaaacgATCCAAAACTCTGCCAAAACTCAGCTTCCCCATTCAACCTTGTCCCAGCCACTCACTCAAAGCAAATTCTTTGGTCTAAAGACTAATAAGAAAATGGTCTAGTCATAGAAGTAGCCAGTACTTGCCCATGCGTTCCCAACTGCTGGTGGTGCTATAGTACTAGTAGCATTATTTAAAAACAAGAAAGTATTAAATGATGACAAGGTAAAGGTCAATTTTCATGGGAATGACAAAAAGCTTATCAGAAACCAATGAAAGGGGGTGTGGAAGGGAAGAGTTTTCATGACTCTCGGGACCCCCTCACTTTTCTTGGTAGATTAACTGAAAGTGAAAGTGGGTGAGACCCAATGGAAAGACTTCACCAATTGTGATCAGCCCCAACTAGATTTTGTCATGTGATTGGGCACAAAAGATCGTAGCACCAAATTAATTCTTCAACATCTTCATGTGAGGTGGTTAGCTAACTTAGCTCGAGTGTTACGTACAAGTGAAGTGACCATTTGCTTCATGTGACTAAATCCAACGAAACTGATTCAATCGCTTCAAAAGAAGTTTAATCACGAAGCATAATCTTACACCAAAGGTTTCGAGAAAGCTGAGGATTGGACTACTGACGAATTTTTTAAGACAAGTGGAAGTGTCTTAAcgttaaatttttttgtttttttcacaTAATCCTCTTCCTATACCGGCCTCTTAGTTTTTCAAGTTAATTATCTGGATTCTCATCTAACTTTTCCACTAATCCTCCGATGCACAAAGCAACAAAAGCAGGAAATCAACATAGACGAAAGATGTATAATTATAGAACCGCCCAAAGCAGGCCCCATGTCCAAGTTACACCATATACAAGCACGCCAAGAGTTTCGTTAATTATTTGTTAATCTACTGTATGTTTGAAACGAGTACTCAATAATTGTCATAAAGAAATGTTTCCAGTTATCAGTTCATATGATGTCACGCTACTGAACTTGTATATAAAAAAACAGTGCGCTTTTAATCCTGCAATGTCGTTTGCAGTTTGCAGATTGGCGCCATATATTTAACAGCATTAGATAAGTCGACCACACAAGGCATGTATGGTAGCCATACAAGGGATAGCAGCATTTGTCTAGACCTTGTAAATTACACAATGCAAAAGGCAAAAAGCCTCATAGGGAAGTCAATTATTGAAAGTGCAGGAGACTTCGGTGGCCTCTTAACTCTATGAAtctctgagagagagagagagagagaggaagagaggcTCACTGAATTATTGTTTGGCCGACTACTGAATTTCTATTCCAGTTTAGTGGGTCTTATTGTCAACAGGTTGGTCCATGTGACGATGATTGTGAGAAAGAATACAAATATGCAAAAGCTAGTGGACTGGTGAGTTCATACTTCATATAATTCATTCATGTCTTGCACGTGCGTCTCACATGAGCCTTCTTGCTGGC
The Coffea arabica cultivar ET-39 chromosome 6c, Coffea Arabica ET-39 HiFi, whole genome shotgun sequence genome window above contains:
- the LOC140008417 gene encoding heavy metal-associated isoprenylated plant protein 35-like, whose product is MGKLSFGRVLDRFCLSSSRSGSCLCINNYASEDERELESKPLITTPETGQLVKIKDVISAPPTLALQLKPQTVVLKVSMHCNGCARKVKKHISKMEGVTSYEVDLETKMVVVIGDIAPFEVLESVSKVKNAELWATPAC